One part of the Populus alba chromosome 18, ASM523922v2, whole genome shotgun sequence genome encodes these proteins:
- the LOC118051229 gene encoding probable carboxylesterase 6 — MSIVAEAPGYLQVFSDGSVKRFASEAVPDSAESYSDGFKFKDVVIDSSKPITARLFVPDTHGSVSQLPVVVYFHGGGFCICSTTWLGFHHFLGDFSVASQSIVLSVDYRLAPENRLPIAYDDCFRSLEWLSNNVSSEPWLKQADLSRVFLSGDSAGGNITHQVAIRAVRSKTYQVEIKGLMLIHPYFGSEKRTKKEMSEGAPGDLAMNDMFWGLSIPEGSNRDYFGCNFEMQDVSAAEWSAFPAVAVYVAGLDFLNERGVMYAQFLAKKGVKEVTLVEAEGQNHVFHVFYPKSEATLVLQQQMSEFMKIH, encoded by the coding sequence ATGTCCATTGTTGCAGAAGCACCTGGATACCTCCAAGTCTTTTCTGATGGTTCTGTAAAACGGTTTGCCTCAGAAGCAGTCCCTGACTCAGCGGAATCATATTCCGATGGATTCAAGTTCAAGGATGTGGTGATTGACTCATCGAAGCCAATAACCGCGAGGTTGTTCGTTCCTGATACTCACGGGTCTGTGAGTCAGCTTCCAGTTGTGGTTTATTTTCATGGTGGTGGCTTTTGTATTTGCTCAACCACCTGGCTTGGATTCCATCACTTCCTTGGAGACTTCTCCGTTGCATCCCAGTCCATTGTCCTTTCCGTTGACTATCGTTTGGCACCGGAGAATCGCCTTCCTATTGCTTACGATGATTGTTTCCGCTCACTTGAATGGCTAAGTAACAATGTGAGTTCTGAACCTTGGCTTAAGCAGGCTGATCTTTCTCGAGTGTTTCTATCTGGAGACAGTGCTGGAGGGAACATTACACACCAGGTTGCTATCAGGGCAGTAAGGAGTAAAACCTATCAGGTtgaaatcaaaggattgatgtTGATCCATCCTTATTTCGGAAGTGAGAAAAGGACTAAGAAAGAGATGTCTGAAGGGGCACCAGGAGACCTGGCGATGAATGACATGTTCTGGGGTCTAAGTATACCAGAAGGGTCTAACCGAGATTACTTTGGATGTAACTTCGAGATGCAAGATGTATCTGCAGCTGAGTGGAGTGCTTTTCCAGCAGTGGCGGTTTATGTGGCAGGCTTGGATTTCTTGAATGAAAGGGGAGTGATGTATGCACAGTTTCTGGCAAAGAAAGGGGTGAAAGAAGTGACACTGGTGGAAGCTGAGGGGCAAAATCATGTCTTTCATGTGTTTTATCCCAAATCTGAGGCAACTCTCGTTCTTCAACAACAGATGAGTGAGTTTATGAAGATCCATTAG
- the LOC118051235 gene encoding protein BUNDLE SHEATH DEFECTIVE 2, chloroplastic isoform X2 — translation MAMASCSPFVPPIRAKQPDSGIHGTNSGMQEIKILGVRDFFHNSSTARRCCVRVKAAPGNQNTKPNSMICADCDGNGAVLCSQCKGSGVNSADLFNGRFKAGDSCWLCGGRKEMLCGNCNGAGFIGGFMSTFDE, via the exons ATGGCCATGGCTTCATGCTCACCATTTGTTCCTCCAATTAGAGCCAAGCAACCAGATTCAG GAATACATGGAACCAATTCTGGTATGCAAGAAATTAAGATTCTTGGGGTCCGTGATTTTTTTCACAACTCTTCAACTGCTAGACGTTGCTGTGTTAGAGTTAAG GCTGCTCCAGGTAATCAAAACACGAAGCCGAATAGTATGATTTGTGCTGACTGTGATGGAAATG GTGCTGTTCTGTGCTCTCAGTGCAAAGGCAGTGGAGTGAACTCTGCTGATCTTTTCAATGGCCGATTTAAAGCTGGTGATTCATGTTGGCTTTGTGG AGGCAGAAAGGAAATGCTGTGTGGGAATTGCAATGGAGCTGGATTCATCGGTGGTTTCATGAGCACTTTTGATGAGTAG
- the LOC118051235 gene encoding protein BUNDLE SHEATH DEFECTIVE 2, chloroplastic isoform X1 → MASCSPFVPPIRAKQPDSGNCLKHPYTTCSSSIALYIHSESCFTGIHGTNSGMQEIKILGVRDFFHNSSTARRCCVRVKAAPGNQNTKPNSMICADCDGNGAVLCSQCKGSGVNSADLFNGRFKAGDSCWLCGGRKEMLCGNCNGAGFIGGFMSTFDE, encoded by the exons ATGGCTTCATGCTCACCATTTGTTCCTCCAATTAGAGCCAAGCAACCAGATTCAGGTAACTGTCTCAAACATCCATATACGACATGTTCTTCAAGTATAGCGTTATATATCCACTCTGAATCTTGTTTCACAGGAATACATGGAACCAATTCTGGTATGCAAGAAATTAAGATTCTTGGGGTCCGTGATTTTTTTCACAACTCTTCAACTGCTAGACGTTGCTGTGTTAGAGTTAAG GCTGCTCCAGGTAATCAAAACACGAAGCCGAATAGTATGATTTGTGCTGACTGTGATGGAAATG GTGCTGTTCTGTGCTCTCAGTGCAAAGGCAGTGGAGTGAACTCTGCTGATCTTTTCAATGGCCGATTTAAAGCTGGTGATTCATGTTGGCTTTGTGG AGGCAGAAAGGAAATGCTGTGTGGGAATTGCAATGGAGCTGGATTCATCGGTGGTTTCATGAGCACTTTTGATGAGTAG
- the LOC118051225 gene encoding DEAD-box ATP-dependent RNA helicase 15, which produces MGETKDNDAYEEELLDYEEEDDKAPDSVGAKVNGEAVKKGYVGIHSSGFRDFLLKPELLRSIVDSGFEHPSEVQHECIPQAILGMDVICQAKSGMGKTAVFVLSTLQQIEPTSGQVIALVLCHTRELAYQICHEFERFSTYLPDTKVAVFYGGVNVKTHKDLLKNECPHIVVGTPGRILALARDKDLSLKNVRHFILDECDKMLESLDMRRDVQEIFKMTPHDKQVMMFSATLSKEIRPVCKKFMQDPMEIYVDDEAKLTLHGLVQHYIKLTELEKNRKLNDLLDALDFNQVVIFVKSVSRAAELNKLLVECNFPSICIHSGMSQEERLMRYKGFKEGHKRILVATDLVGRGIDIERVNIVINYDMPDSADTYLHRVGRAGRFGTKGLAITFVSSASDSDVLNQVQERFEVDIKELPEQIDTSTYMPS; this is translated from the exons ATGGGTGAAACAAAAGACAACGATGCTTACGAGGAGGAGCTTCTCGACTACGAAGAAGAAGATGACAAAGCACCTGACTCCGTCGGAGCTAAAGTTAACGGCGAAGCCGTTAagaa GGGTTATGTTGGAATTCACAGTTCGGGATTCAGAGACTTCCTTTTGAAGCCAGAGCTTCTTCGGTCCATTGTTGACTCGGGTTTTGAGCATCCTTCCGAAG TGCAACATGAGTGTATTCCCCAAGCCATCTTGGGAATGGATGTCATCTGCCAAGCTAAATCTGGAATGGGAAAGACTGCCGTTTTTGTTCTGTCTACTCTTCAGCAGATTGAGCCTACCTCTGGACAAGTTATTGCCCTTGTTCTATGTCACACTAGAGAGTTGGCTTACCAG aTCTGTCACGAGTTTGAGAGGTTCAGTACTTACTTGCCCGATACAAAGGTTGCTGTTTTCTATGGTGGTGTCAATGTCAAAACTCACAAGGATCTACTGAAAAATGAATGCCCTCATATTGTTGTTGGAACTCCTGGAAGAATCCTGGCACTGGCTAGAGATAAAGACCTTTCTTTGAAGAATGTCAGGCATTTTATCCTTGATGAATGTGACAAAATGCTGGAATCACTCG ACATGAGGAGAGATGTTCAGGAGATCTTCAAGATGACTCCTCATGATAAGCAAGTTATGATGTTTTCTGCAACACTCAGCAAAGAAATCCGCCCAGTTTGCAAAAAATTCATGCAAGAT CCAATGGAAATTTACGTCGATGATGAAGCCAAGTTGACCCTCCATGGTCTTGTACAG CACTACATCAAACTGACTGAGCTGGAGAAAAATCGGAAGTTGAACGATCTTCTTGATGCATTGGACTTCAATCAAGTTGTTATCTTTGTTAAAAGTGTGAGCAGAGCAGCTGAGCTGAACAAGTTACTCGTGGAGTGTAATTTCCCCTCTATTTGCATCCATTCTGGCATGTCACAGGAAGAAAG GTTGATGCGCTACAAGGGTTTCAAGGAGGGTCATAAAAGGATTCTTGTTGCCACTGATTTGGTTGGCAGGGGTATTGATATTGAACGTGTCAACATTGTTATTAACTATGATATGCCAGACTCTGCTGACACCTACTTGCACAGG GTTGGTAGAGCTGGTAGGTTTGGCACAAAGGGCCTTGCAATTACCTTTGTATCATCAGCTTCCGACTCTGATGTTCTCAACCAG GTTCAAGAGAGGTTTGAGGTGGATATAAAGGAGCTACCGGAGCAGATTGATACATCTACATATA TGCCATCGTAA